One window from the genome of Megalobrama amblycephala isolate DHTTF-2021 linkage group LG4, ASM1881202v1, whole genome shotgun sequence encodes:
- the hapln1a gene encoding hyaluronan and proteoglycan link protein 1a isoform X1 produces MIALFSLALLFFASSLHVEAQDSESRIKVYANRGDNITLPCRLDGLSALFGNRIKWTKLEDDSTETDVLMSMGFHKKTYGNYQDRVYLLEADDNDATLVFTNLDLKDYGTYRCEIINGMNDKTVEVDLELQGEDSLSFTGVVFPYSPPLGRYNLNFQNAEAACLEQDAVVASFEQLYAEWKSGLDWCNAGWLNDGTVQYPITKPREPCGGARTSAGLRNYGRRDKSNSRYDVFCFTASIQGRFYYLIQPKKLNYDEAVSACMRDGAEIAKVGHMYAAWKLLGYDRCDAGWLADGSVRYPISRPRKNCSPTEAAVRLVGFPNKKQQLYGVYCYKSQP; encoded by the exons atgATCGCTCTGTTTTCATTGGCATTGCTTTTCTTTGCAAGCAGTCTACATGTTGAAGCACAAG aTAGTGAATCAAGGATCAAGGTCTACGCCAACAGAGGTGACAATATCACTCTGCCCTGCAGACTGGACGGTCTGTCCGCTTTGTTCGGAAACAGAATCAAGTGGACCAAACTTGAGGATGACTCTACAGAGACCGACGTGTTGATGTCCATGGGGTTCCACAAGAAGACCTACGGAAATTACCAGGACCGCGTTTACCTGTTGGAGGCGGATGACAATGATGCAACCTTGGTTTTTACAAACCTAGATCTCAAGGACTATGGCACATACAGGTGTGAGATCATCAATGGCATGAATGACAAGACTGTCGAAGTGGACCTTGAATTGCAAG GGGAAGATTCACTTTCATTCACAGGGGTTGTTTTCCCATACTCCCCTCCTTTGGGGCGGTACAACCTCAACTTCCAAAATGCCGAGGCTGCGTGTCTGGAGCAGGACGCCGTGGTCGCCTCTTTCGAGCAGCTCTACGCGGAATGGAAAAGTGGGCTGGACTGGTGCAATGCCGGCTGGCTCAATGACGGAACTGTGCAGTATCCCATCACCAAACCCAGAGAGCCCTGCGGAGGTGCAAGGACCTCAGCCGGACTGAGAAACTACGGCCGGAGGGACAAGTCCAACAGCCGCTATGATGTGTTCTGCTTCACAGCCAGCATTCAAG GCCGCTTTTACTACCTGATCCAGCCCAAGAAGCTGAACTATGATGAGGCTGTCAGCGCATGCATGAGAGATGGAGCTGAGATCGCAAAGGTGGGCCATATGTATGCTGCCTGGAAGCTGCTGGGATATGACCGTTGCGATGCTGGATGGCTAGCCGACGGTAGCGTTCGTTACCCTATCTCCAGGCCCAGGAAGAATTGCAGCCCCACAGAGGCTGCAGTTCGCTTGGTTGGCTTCCCCAACAAAAAGCAGCAGCTGTACGGTGTCTATTGCTACAAGTCTCAACCATGA
- the hapln1a gene encoding hyaluronan and proteoglycan link protein 1a isoform X2, whose amino-acid sequence MIALFSLALLFFASSLHVEAQDSESRIKVYANRGDNITLPCRLDGLSALFGNRIKWTKLEDDSTETDVLMSMGFHKKTYGNYQDRVYLLEADDNDATLVFTNLDLKDYGTYRCEIINGMNDKTVEVDLELQGVVFPYSPPLGRYNLNFQNAEAACLEQDAVVASFEQLYAEWKSGLDWCNAGWLNDGTVQYPITKPREPCGGARTSAGLRNYGRRDKSNSRYDVFCFTASIQGRFYYLIQPKKLNYDEAVSACMRDGAEIAKVGHMYAAWKLLGYDRCDAGWLADGSVRYPISRPRKNCSPTEAAVRLVGFPNKKQQLYGVYCYKSQP is encoded by the exons atgATCGCTCTGTTTTCATTGGCATTGCTTTTCTTTGCAAGCAGTCTACATGTTGAAGCACAAG aTAGTGAATCAAGGATCAAGGTCTACGCCAACAGAGGTGACAATATCACTCTGCCCTGCAGACTGGACGGTCTGTCCGCTTTGTTCGGAAACAGAATCAAGTGGACCAAACTTGAGGATGACTCTACAGAGACCGACGTGTTGATGTCCATGGGGTTCCACAAGAAGACCTACGGAAATTACCAGGACCGCGTTTACCTGTTGGAGGCGGATGACAATGATGCAACCTTGGTTTTTACAAACCTAGATCTCAAGGACTATGGCACATACAGGTGTGAGATCATCAATGGCATGAATGACAAGACTGTCGAAGTGGACCTTGAATTGCAAG GGGTTGTTTTCCCATACTCCCCTCCTTTGGGGCGGTACAACCTCAACTTCCAAAATGCCGAGGCTGCGTGTCTGGAGCAGGACGCCGTGGTCGCCTCTTTCGAGCAGCTCTACGCGGAATGGAAAAGTGGGCTGGACTGGTGCAATGCCGGCTGGCTCAATGACGGAACTGTGCAGTATCCCATCACCAAACCCAGAGAGCCCTGCGGAGGTGCAAGGACCTCAGCCGGACTGAGAAACTACGGCCGGAGGGACAAGTCCAACAGCCGCTATGATGTGTTCTGCTTCACAGCCAGCATTCAAG GCCGCTTTTACTACCTGATCCAGCCCAAGAAGCTGAACTATGATGAGGCTGTCAGCGCATGCATGAGAGATGGAGCTGAGATCGCAAAGGTGGGCCATATGTATGCTGCCTGGAAGCTGCTGGGATATGACCGTTGCGATGCTGGATGGCTAGCCGACGGTAGCGTTCGTTACCCTATCTCCAGGCCCAGGAAGAATTGCAGCCCCACAGAGGCTGCAGTTCGCTTGGTTGGCTTCCCCAACAAAAAGCAGCAGCTGTACGGTGTCTATTGCTACAAGTCTCAACCATGA